The Micromonospora sp. NBC_01740 genome includes a window with the following:
- a CDS encoding DegT/DnrJ/EryC1/StrS family aminotransferase, which produces MINVFQPTLGAEELDAVRAVFDSSWLGHGPRTREFEQEFAAHAGLVPERTIFINSATAGLFLAVELLALGPGDEVVLPSISFVGAANAIASAGARPVFCDVDPRTLNPSVADVERALTPTTKAVILLHYGGVPGEVAEIAELCRRRGVALVEDAACAVASTVDGRPCGSFGDIAMWSFDAMKILVTGDGGMLHVRDAELARRAHRLAYHGLEHASGFSAAGKGVPHRWWELDVREFGRRVVGNDLTAAIGLVQLRRLPGFVARRREIAAEYDRLLADVEGVRLPPPLPAGQRSSHYFYWVQLDPEIRDQVAADLLDIGIYTTFRYAPLHKVPAYGAGWHLPGADEAARTTLLLPLHQGLDDADVRTVVDGLRKSVEQRQGGTRD; this is translated from the coding sequence AGCCGACCCTCGGCGCCGAGGAGCTCGACGCCGTGCGCGCCGTCTTCGACAGCAGCTGGCTGGGGCACGGGCCGCGTACCAGGGAGTTCGAGCAGGAGTTCGCCGCGCACGCCGGGCTGGTGCCCGAGCGGACCATCTTCATCAACTCGGCCACGGCCGGGCTCTTCCTCGCCGTGGAGCTGTTGGCCCTCGGGCCCGGTGACGAGGTGGTGCTGCCCTCGATCAGCTTCGTCGGCGCCGCCAACGCCATCGCCTCGGCCGGCGCCCGGCCGGTCTTCTGCGATGTCGATCCGCGCACGCTCAACCCCTCCGTCGCCGACGTGGAACGGGCCCTGACCCCCACCACGAAGGCGGTGATCCTGCTGCACTACGGCGGCGTGCCCGGCGAGGTGGCCGAGATCGCCGAGCTGTGCCGCCGGCGCGGGGTCGCCCTGGTGGAGGACGCGGCGTGCGCCGTCGCGTCGACCGTCGACGGGCGTCCCTGCGGCAGCTTCGGCGACATCGCCATGTGGAGCTTCGACGCGATGAAGATCCTGGTCACCGGCGACGGCGGGATGCTGCACGTACGCGACGCGGAACTGGCCCGGCGGGCCCACCGCCTGGCGTACCACGGCCTGGAGCACGCCAGCGGCTTCTCCGCCGCCGGCAAGGGGGTGCCGCACCGCTGGTGGGAGCTGGACGTGCGGGAGTTCGGCCGCCGGGTGGTCGGCAACGACCTCACCGCGGCGATCGGCCTGGTCCAGCTCCGCCGCCTGCCCGGGTTCGTCGCGCGCCGGCGGGAGATCGCCGCGGAGTACGACCGCCTACTCGCCGACGTCGAGGGCGTCCGGCTCCCCCCGCCGTTGCCCGCCGGGCAGCGCAGCTCGCACTACTTCTACTGGGTGCAACTCGACCCGGAGATCCGCGACCAGGTGGCCGCCGACCTGCTCGACATCGGCATCTACACCACGTTCCGCTACGCGCCGCTGCACAAGGTGCCCGCGTACGGCGCCGGTTGGCACCTGCCCGGCGCCGACGAGGCGGCACGGACCACCCTCCTCCTACCGCTCCACCAGGGACTGGACGATGCAGACGTACGAACGGTCGTCGACGGCTTGCGCAAGTCCGTCGAGCAGCGGCAGGGCGGCACCCGTGACTGA
- a CDS encoding glucose-1-phosphate thymidylyltransferase: MKALVLSGGAGTRLRPLSHSMPKQLVPVANKPVLEHVLENVRDAGVTEIGVIVGAWADQISEVLSDGSRLGVRLTYLRQDRPRGLADCVRLARPFLGDDDFVMYLGDVMLPDGVARYADRFRRHRPAAQVLVHKVDDPRAFGIVELDPDGTVRRLVEKPRQPRGDLALVGVYFFTPAIHAGVDAITPSARGELEITDAVQWLVTNGAEVRASEYDGYWRDTGQVADLLACNRHLLDAQPRAVAGSVDPASELTGAVVVEPGARIVASRVEGPVVIGAGAVVEGSRIGPHTAIGPGCRLVDAEVADSIVLADASITAVRGLRGCLIGRSATVSLSPAAGSRLVVGDHSRIEFAA, encoded by the coding sequence ATGAAGGCCCTGGTGCTCTCCGGCGGCGCCGGCACCCGGCTGCGCCCGCTGAGCCACTCGATGCCCAAGCAGCTCGTCCCGGTGGCGAACAAGCCGGTCCTGGAGCACGTGCTGGAGAACGTCCGCGACGCCGGGGTGACCGAGATCGGCGTGATCGTGGGCGCCTGGGCCGACCAGATCAGCGAGGTCCTCTCCGACGGCTCCCGCCTCGGGGTGCGGCTGACCTACCTGCGTCAGGACCGGCCCCGCGGGCTGGCCGACTGCGTCCGGCTGGCCCGGCCGTTCCTCGGCGACGACGACTTCGTCATGTACCTCGGCGACGTCATGCTGCCCGACGGCGTGGCCCGGTACGCCGACCGGTTCCGCCGCCACCGGCCCGCGGCCCAGGTGCTCGTGCACAAGGTGGACGATCCGCGCGCCTTCGGCATCGTCGAACTCGACCCCGACGGTACGGTACGCCGCCTGGTGGAGAAGCCCCGGCAGCCGCGCGGGGACCTCGCCCTGGTCGGCGTCTACTTCTTCACCCCGGCCATCCACGCCGGCGTCGACGCCATCACGCCCAGTGCGCGCGGCGAGCTGGAGATCACCGACGCGGTGCAGTGGCTGGTCACCAACGGCGCCGAGGTGCGCGCCAGCGAGTACGACGGGTACTGGCGCGACACCGGCCAGGTGGCGGACCTGCTGGCCTGCAACCGGCACCTGCTCGACGCCCAGCCGCGCGCGGTCGCCGGCAGCGTCGATCCGGCCAGCGAGCTGACCGGCGCCGTGGTCGTGGAGCCGGGCGCCCGCATCGTCGCCAGCCGCGTCGAGGGGCCGGTGGTCATCGGCGCGGGCGCCGTGGTCGAGGGCTCCCGGATCGGCCCGCACACCGCGATCGGGCCCGGCTGCCGGCTCGTCGACGCCGAGGTGGCCGACTCGATCGTGCTGGCGGACGCCTCGATCACCGCCGTCCGTGGACTGCGCGGCTGCCTGATCGGCCGCTCCGCCACGGTCAGCCTCAGCCCGGCGGCCGGAAGCCGGCTGGTGGTCGGCGACCACAGCCGGATCGAGTTCGCCGCATGA
- the rfbH gene encoding lipopolysaccharide biosynthesis protein RfbH: MSDPKALLLDSVRKYHQEVQEERPFVPGETEIWPSGAVLGAEERVALVEAALDLRIASGQNARRFESAFARKLRVRKAHLCNSGSSANLLAVSALTSAQLGDRRLRRGDEVITVAAGFPTTVNPILQNGLVPVFVDIELGTYNATVERVAAAIGPKTRAIILAHAVGNPFAVAEMAQLAKEHDLFLIEDNCDAVGSFYDGRPTGSFGDLASASFYPAHHMTMGEGGCVVTNNLALARIVESLRDWGRDCWCDPGKSNTCMKRFEHQLGTLPEGYDHKYIYSHVGYNLKTTDLQAALGLAQLARVDEFCAARRHNWRRLREGLDGVPHLLLPHATPRSDPSWYGFVITVEPGAPFDVPELVGFLEDRKIGTRRLFAGNLTRHPAYADQQYRVVGELTNSDIVTSQTFHVGVFPGLTDEMIDYVVSSIREFVKTYG; this comes from the coding sequence ATGAGCGACCCCAAGGCACTGCTGCTGGACAGCGTCCGCAAGTACCACCAGGAGGTCCAGGAGGAGCGGCCGTTCGTCCCGGGCGAGACCGAGATCTGGCCCTCGGGCGCGGTGCTGGGCGCCGAGGAGCGGGTGGCGCTGGTCGAGGCCGCGCTGGACCTGCGCATCGCGTCCGGGCAGAACGCCCGCCGGTTCGAGTCGGCCTTCGCCCGCAAGCTGCGGGTCCGCAAGGCGCACCTGTGCAACTCCGGCTCCTCGGCCAACCTGCTGGCGGTCTCGGCGCTCACCTCCGCCCAGCTCGGCGACCGGCGGCTGCGCCGCGGCGACGAGGTGATCACGGTGGCGGCCGGGTTCCCCACCACGGTCAACCCGATCCTGCAGAACGGGCTGGTGCCGGTCTTCGTCGACATCGAGCTGGGCACCTACAACGCCACCGTCGAGCGGGTGGCCGCCGCGATCGGCCCGAAGACCAGGGCCATCATCCTGGCCCACGCGGTGGGCAACCCGTTCGCGGTCGCCGAGATGGCGCAGCTCGCCAAGGAGCACGACCTGTTCCTCATCGAGGACAACTGCGACGCGGTCGGTTCCTTCTACGACGGCCGGCCCACCGGCAGCTTCGGCGACCTGGCCTCGGCGAGCTTCTATCCCGCGCACCACATGACGATGGGCGAGGGCGGGTGCGTGGTCACCAACAACCTGGCCCTGGCCCGGATCGTGGAGTCGCTGCGCGACTGGGGCCGGGACTGCTGGTGCGACCCGGGCAAGAGCAACACCTGCATGAAGCGGTTCGAGCACCAGCTGGGCACCCTCCCGGAGGGCTACGACCACAAGTACATCTACTCGCACGTCGGGTACAACCTGAAGACCACCGACCTGCAGGCCGCCCTGGGGTTGGCCCAGCTGGCCCGGGTCGACGAGTTCTGCGCCGCCCGGCGGCACAACTGGCGGCGCCTGCGCGAGGGCCTGGACGGGGTGCCGCACCTGCTGCTGCCCCACGCCACGCCGCGCAGCGACCCGAGCTGGTACGGCTTCGTGATCACCGTGGAGCCGGGGGCGCCGTTCGACGTGCCCGAGCTGGTGGGCTTCCTGGAGGACCGCAAGATCGGCACGCGGCGGCTGTTCGCGGGCAACCTGACCCGCCACCCCGCGTACGCCGACCAGCAGTACCGGGTGGTCGGCGAGCTGACCAACAGCGACATCGTGACCAGCCAGACCTTCCACGTCGGGGTCTTCCCCGGGCTCACCGACGAGATGATCGACTACGTCGTCTCGTCCATCCGGGAGTTCGTCAAGACCTACGGCTGA
- a CDS encoding nucleotide sugar dehydrogenase: protein MGVLSDRRDPRVAVVGLGYVGSCIAAVLAERGLDVVGVDVDPHLVDELRAGHCRFEEPGLPELVRAGIEGGRLRVSTDYAALAETDVVLVTVGTPVRRDGSLADEQLRGACVELARHLRPGQLVVIKSTVPPGTTRDFVLPLLERGGLSGGKDFGIAFTPERLAEGTALRELRTFPIVAGGLDADSTRAAGGFWQRALGVDVIPVDSLEAAEIVKLADNWWIDLNIALANELAKFSALFDVDVLDVIAAANSIPKGKSNINILLPSVGVGGSCLTKDPWMVWHSARERGLEILTAPAGRQVNAGMPGYTARLVLDELAALGRSAETATVTVLGLAFKNDTGDLRATPTLPAVAALREAGCEVRLHDPLVDPDEAEKLFGLRPVADLDEAVRGADCLAVLAHHRRFAEIDYAALPVARPCLVLDGRAYFPKDRIAGLRAAGYHYRGIGR, encoded by the coding sequence ATGGGCGTTCTGTCCGACCGACGAGATCCTCGGGTGGCGGTCGTCGGGCTCGGCTACGTCGGGTCCTGCATCGCCGCGGTCCTGGCCGAACGGGGCCTGGACGTGGTGGGCGTGGACGTCGACCCACACCTGGTCGACGAGTTGCGCGCCGGGCACTGCCGGTTCGAGGAGCCCGGCCTGCCGGAGCTGGTCCGCGCCGGCATCGAGGGCGGCCGGCTGCGGGTGTCCACCGACTACGCGGCGCTGGCGGAGACCGACGTCGTCCTCGTCACCGTCGGCACGCCGGTGCGCCGCGACGGCTCGCTCGCCGACGAGCAGCTCCGCGGCGCCTGCGTCGAGCTGGCCCGCCACCTGCGACCCGGCCAACTGGTCGTGATCAAGAGCACGGTCCCGCCGGGCACCACCCGGGACTTCGTCCTGCCGCTGCTGGAGCGCGGCGGGCTGAGCGGCGGGAAGGACTTCGGGATCGCCTTCACCCCGGAGCGGCTCGCCGAGGGCACCGCACTGCGGGAGTTGCGGACCTTTCCCATCGTCGCCGGCGGCCTGGACGCCGACAGCACCCGGGCGGCCGGCGGGTTCTGGCAGCGGGCGCTGGGGGTGGACGTGATCCCGGTGGACTCGCTGGAGGCGGCGGAGATCGTCAAGCTCGCCGACAACTGGTGGATCGACCTCAACATCGCGCTCGCCAACGAGCTGGCCAAGTTCAGCGCGCTGTTCGACGTCGACGTCCTGGACGTGATCGCCGCCGCCAACAGCATCCCGAAGGGCAAGAGCAACATCAACATCCTGCTGCCCAGCGTCGGGGTGGGCGGCTCCTGCCTGACCAAGGACCCCTGGATGGTCTGGCACTCGGCCCGGGAGCGGGGCCTGGAGATCCTCACCGCGCCGGCCGGCCGGCAGGTGAACGCGGGGATGCCGGGTTACACGGCGCGCCTGGTGCTGGACGAGCTGGCCGCGCTCGGCAGGTCGGCGGAGACGGCGACGGTGACCGTGCTGGGGTTGGCGTTCAAGAACGACACCGGCGACCTGCGGGCCACCCCGACGCTGCCGGCCGTCGCGGCCCTGCGCGAGGCCGGCTGCGAGGTCCGCCTGCACGATCCCCTGGTCGACCCGGACGAGGCGGAGAAGCTCTTCGGGCTGCGGCCGGTCGCCGACCTCGACGAGGCGGTGCGGGGCGCGGACTGCCTGGCCGTCCTGGCCCACCACCGGCGGTTCGCCGAGATCGACTACGCCGCGCTGCCGGTGGCCCGGCCGTGCCTGGTGCTCGACGGGCGCGCGTACTTCCCGAAGGACAGGATCGCCGGGCTGCGGGCCGCCGGGTACCACTACCGGGGGATCGGCCGGTGA
- a CDS encoding NAD-dependent epimerase/dehydratase family protein produces MSARVVVTGGHGFIGGHLVDRLLERGDDVTVFDGPAPPVGRSPAAAHARLVEGDVRDPGRLAEAITSGVDVVYHLAAVVGVDQYLSRPLDVVDINFTGTRNVLDLACRAGARVVLASTSEVFGKNPAVPWAEEDDRVLGATSADRWTYSSSKALTEHLTYAFARQHGLAATIVRYFNVYGPRQRPAYLVSRSVHRALNGRPVVVYDQGRQTRCFTFVDDAVAGTLAAATSPAALGESFNIGSMVENTIGEVAEMIGTLTGTAAVTDVDTSRALGSAYEDLARRIPDTTKARTVLGWKCEVPLRTGLERTVHWARENPWWLALPDTGAN; encoded by the coding sequence GTGAGCGCGCGGGTGGTGGTGACCGGCGGGCACGGCTTCATCGGCGGTCACCTGGTGGACCGGTTGCTGGAGCGCGGCGACGACGTCACCGTCTTCGACGGCCCGGCGCCGCCGGTGGGGCGCTCGCCGGCCGCGGCGCACGCCCGGCTGGTGGAGGGCGACGTGCGCGACCCGGGCCGGCTGGCCGAGGCGATCACCTCCGGGGTCGACGTCGTCTACCACCTGGCCGCCGTGGTGGGCGTCGACCAGTACCTGTCCCGCCCGCTGGACGTCGTCGACATCAACTTCACCGGTACCCGCAACGTGCTGGACCTGGCCTGCCGGGCCGGCGCCCGCGTCGTGCTGGCCAGCACCAGCGAGGTCTTCGGCAAGAACCCGGCGGTGCCGTGGGCGGAGGAGGACGACCGGGTGCTCGGCGCGACGTCCGCCGACCGCTGGACGTACTCGTCGAGCAAGGCCCTCACCGAGCACCTCACGTACGCCTTCGCCCGGCAGCACGGGCTGGCGGCCACCATCGTCCGCTACTTCAACGTCTACGGTCCCCGGCAGCGCCCGGCGTACCTGGTCAGCCGTTCCGTGCACCGGGCGTTGAACGGGCGTCCGGTGGTGGTCTACGACCAGGGGCGGCAGACCCGCTGCTTCACCTTCGTCGACGACGCCGTCGCCGGTACGCTCGCCGCCGCCACCAGCCCGGCGGCGCTCGGCGAGTCGTTCAACATCGGCAGCATGGTGGAGAACACCATCGGCGAGGTGGCGGAGATGATCGGCACGCTCACCGGCACCGCCGCGGTGACCGACGTGGACACCAGCCGGGCGCTGGGCAGTGCCTACGAGGACCTGGCCCGGCGGATCCCGGACACCACGAAGGCGCGCACGGTGCTGGGCTGGAAGTGCGAGGTGCCGTTGCGTACCGGCCTGGAGCGGACGGTGCACTGGGCCCGGGAGAACCCGTGGTGGTTGGCCCTGCCCGACACCGGCGCGAACTGA
- a CDS encoding MFS transporter, giving the protein MDVNASEAEPRAGRREWIGLAVLTLPTLLLSLDLNVLYLALPQLSADLAPDAAQLLWIMDIYGFMIAGFLVTMGTLGDRIGRRRLLMIGAAAFGVASVIAAYSSSAEMLIATRALLGVAGATLMPSTLSLISNMFRNAQQRTMAIGLWMSCFMIGAIIGPLVGGVLLESFWWGGVFLLGVPVMVVLLVAAPLLLPEYRNPEAGRLDLFSVVLSLATILPFVYGLKELAKDGFGVRPILAMVVGVVVGVIFVARQRRLTNPLLEVRLFANRTFSAALGIMLLGGSTIGGIALLFAQYAQLVEGLSPLRAGLWMLPYAVSMLVGSMLAPMIAQKFAPGYVVAGGMAIAAVGFALLSQVGTAGGLGLAVTGLVIVYLGFGPGAVLGTDLIIGAAPPERAGSASSMSETSTELGVALGVAVLGSVGTAVYRSEIAPALPADLPAQVREAAGDSLAGASAVTGQLSEQTGSALLEAARAAFTSGFNVAGLVSAVIAVIAAVASALLLRRVRPAAEEPVVDAPAVPAGGTDETPASARR; this is encoded by the coding sequence ATGGATGTGAACGCGAGCGAGGCGGAACCGAGAGCGGGCCGGCGCGAGTGGATCGGCCTGGCCGTGCTCACGCTGCCCACCCTGCTGCTGTCGCTGGATCTCAACGTGCTCTACCTGGCGCTACCGCAGCTGAGCGCCGACCTGGCGCCGGACGCCGCCCAGCTGCTCTGGATCATGGACATCTACGGCTTCATGATCGCCGGATTCCTGGTGACCATGGGGACCCTCGGTGACCGGATCGGCCGCCGCCGGCTGCTCATGATCGGCGCGGCGGCCTTCGGCGTGGCGTCGGTGATCGCCGCCTACTCGAGCAGCGCCGAGATGTTGATCGCCACCCGGGCGCTGCTGGGCGTGGCCGGGGCGACCCTGATGCCCTCCACGCTGTCGCTGATCAGCAACATGTTCCGCAACGCGCAGCAGCGCACCATGGCCATCGGCCTCTGGATGAGCTGCTTCATGATCGGCGCGATCATCGGACCGCTGGTCGGCGGCGTGCTGCTCGAGTCGTTCTGGTGGGGCGGGGTCTTCCTGCTGGGCGTACCGGTGATGGTCGTGCTGCTGGTGGCCGCGCCGCTGCTGCTGCCCGAGTACCGCAACCCGGAGGCAGGGCGGCTCGACCTGTTCAGCGTGGTGCTGTCGCTGGCCACCATCCTGCCTTTCGTCTACGGCCTCAAGGAGCTGGCGAAGGACGGCTTCGGCGTCCGGCCCATCCTGGCCATGGTCGTCGGTGTGGTGGTGGGCGTGATCTTCGTGGCGCGGCAGCGCCGCCTCACCAACCCGCTGCTCGAGGTGCGGCTGTTCGCCAACCGGACCTTCAGCGCGGCCCTGGGCATCATGCTGCTCGGCGGGTCGACCATCGGTGGCATCGCGCTGCTCTTCGCCCAGTACGCCCAGCTGGTCGAGGGCCTCTCCCCGCTGCGGGCCGGGCTCTGGATGCTGCCGTACGCGGTGTCCATGCTGGTCGGTTCGATGCTGGCGCCGATGATCGCGCAGAAGTTCGCCCCGGGCTACGTGGTCGCCGGCGGCATGGCGATCGCCGCGGTCGGCTTCGCGCTGCTGAGCCAGGTGGGCACCGCCGGTGGGCTCGGCCTCGCGGTGACCGGTCTGGTGATCGTCTATCTCGGCTTCGGTCCCGGTGCCGTGCTGGGCACGGACCTGATCATCGGGGCGGCGCCGCCCGAACGTGCCGGCTCGGCGTCGTCGATGTCGGAGACGAGCACCGAGCTGGGGGTGGCGCTCGGCGTCGCGGTGCTGGGCAGCGTCGGCACCGCCGTCTACCGCAGCGAGATCGCCCCGGCCCTCCCCGCCGACCTGCCCGCGCAGGTCAGGGAGGCGGCCGGCGACTCGCTGGCCGGCGCGAGCGCGGTGACCGGGCAGCTCTCCGAGCAGACCGGGAGCGCCCTGCTCGAGGCCGCCAGGGCGGCGTTCACCAGCGGGTTCAACGTGGCCGGGTTGGTCAGCGCGGTGATCGCGGTGATCGCGGCCGTGGCCTCGGCGCTGCTGCTGCGCCGAGTACGCCCGGCGGCCGAGGAACCGGTCGTCGATGCCCCGGCGGTCCCGGCCGGCGGCACCGACGAGACGCCCGCGTCGGCCCGGCGCTGA
- a CDS encoding DUF899 domain-containing protein, with product MNLPTIVSQSEWDTARERLLAKEKEATRARDALAAERRRQPMTRIHKEYVFEGPGGKANLADIFDGRRQLIVYHFMLRPGESHYCEGCSMFVDNLGHPAHLNARDTTLALISRAPLAEITPLKERMGWTLPWYSSHGTDFNTDLGLTTKAGEAFGLSVFLRDGDEVYRTYFTSERGVEALGSNWTLLDLTPLGRQETWEDTPDGRPQEEPYGWWRLHDEYDN from the coding sequence ATGAACCTGCCGACGATCGTGTCGCAGTCGGAATGGGACACCGCCCGGGAGCGGCTGCTCGCCAAGGAGAAGGAGGCGACCCGGGCCCGGGACGCGCTGGCCGCGGAGCGCCGCAGGCAGCCCATGACACGGATCCACAAGGAATACGTCTTCGAGGGCCCGGGCGGCAAGGCCAACCTCGCCGACATCTTCGACGGTCGGCGTCAGCTGATCGTCTACCACTTCATGCTCAGGCCGGGCGAGTCGCACTACTGCGAGGGGTGCTCGATGTTCGTCGACAACCTCGGCCACCCCGCCCACCTGAACGCCCGGGACACCACCCTGGCGCTGATCTCCCGGGCGCCGCTGGCGGAGATCACCCCGCTCAAGGAGCGGATGGGCTGGACGCTGCCCTGGTACTCGTCCCACGGCACCGACTTCAACACCGACCTCGGGCTCACCACGAAGGCGGGGGAGGCGTTCGGGCTGAGCGTCTTCCTGCGCGACGGCGACGAGGTGTACCGCACCTACTTCACCTCGGAGCGGGGCGTCGAGGCGCTCGGCAGCAACTGGACGCTGCTCGACCTCACCCCGCTCGGCCGCCAGGAGACCTGGGAGGACACCCCGGACGGACGCCCGCAGGAGGAGCCGTACGGCTGGTGGCGGCTGCACGACGAGTACGACAACTAG